One stretch of Candidatus Bathyarchaeota archaeon DNA includes these proteins:
- a CDS encoding 4Fe-4S dicluster domain-containing protein, with protein sequence MNRIVVDAAKCSGCRVCELVCSYHHEKRFSPSLSRIDVVKMDKYGLDYPVYCRQCSECPPADVCPVGALNKGDNGAIILDVEVCINCGVCAKICIYNAVKLDEASRPLICDLCWGDPVCVKKCPTDALTYEESIQVTDQPESVFKELRERWGIDV encoded by the coding sequence TTGAATAGGATAGTCGTAGACGCCGCCAAGTGCTCCGGATGTAGGGTCTGTGAACTAGTATGCTCATACCACCACGAGAAGAGGTTCAGCCCGAGCCTATCCCGGATAGACGTTGTCAAAATGGACAAATATGGCTTGGACTACCCCGTCTACTGTCGCCAGTGTAGTGAGTGCCCCCCTGCCGATGTATGCCCCGTGGGGGCCCTCAACAAGGGGGATAACGGGGCAATAATCCTTGACGTCGAAGTATGCATAAATTGTGGGGTATGCGCCAAGATCTGCATCTACAACGCTGTCAAGCTCGATGAAGCCTCAAGGCCACTAATCTGTGACCTATGCTGGGGCGACCCAGTCTGCGTGAAAAAATGCCCTACGGACGCATTAACTTATGAGGAGTCGATCCAGGTTACGGATCAGCCTGAGAGTGTCTTCAAGGAGCTCAGGGAAAGGTGGGGTATAGATGTCTAA
- a CDS encoding threonine/serine dehydratase — protein MNLRDIYIAGRRLRHLVRHTPLHYSWYLSKACGGRVMLKLENLQYTGSFKVRGAFNKLLQLSIGDMPYGIIAASSGNHAQGLGYVCNHLGVEATIIVPLHTPRVKIEAIRKYGVDLILHGEEYMEAERLARKMGLEQKKPFISGYNDPQIIEGQGTLGLEMLESTLDFDIVLVPVGGGGLISGVGAAVKGTDKNIEVVGVQTMASPVMSESLRMGSIVDMPLRDSIAEGLHGGIEESSITFEICKKHVDGFILVREKTILKAISNHLQFDHQVVEGAGAVGAAAIIENPERFKGKNVGVVVSGGNIDEGLLKQAANIM, from the coding sequence ATGAATCTGAGGGACATCTATATCGCGGGCAGACGTCTCAGGCATCTGGTGAGACACACCCCCCTTCATTACTCCTGGTACCTCAGCAAGGCTTGCGGTGGGCGGGTGATGCTCAAGCTCGAGAACTTGCAGTATACTGGCTCCTTCAAGGTGAGAGGTGCCTTCAACAAGCTCCTTCAGCTCTCAATTGGGGATATGCCGTACGGAATAATCGCCGCATCCTCTGGCAATCATGCTCAGGGTCTAGGCTACGTCTGCAACCACCTAGGCGTCGAAGCCACCATCATAGTCCCCTTACATACCCCTAGAGTAAAGATCGAGGCGATAAGGAAATACGGAGTCGATCTCATTCTTCACGGGGAGGAATATATGGAGGCCGAGAGACTCGCTAGGAAAATGGGACTAGAGCAGAAAAAACCCTTTATCTCTGGATATAACGACCCCCAGATCATTGAGGGCCAGGGAACTCTAGGGCTGGAGATGCTCGAGTCAACTCTGGACTTCGATATCGTTCTCGTTCCGGTGGGAGGAGGGGGGCTAATCTCAGGGGTAGGCGCGGCCGTTAAAGGCACGGATAAAAACATCGAGGTAGTTGGGGTACAGACCATGGCATCGCCAGTGATGTCTGAGAGCCTAAGAATGGGTAGCATCGTTGACATGCCACTCAGGGATTCCATTGCTGAGGGACTACATGGGGGAATCGAGGAGAGTTCTATCACATTCGAGATATGTAAAAAGCACGTAGACGGCTTCATCTTAGTCCGAGAGAAAACTATACTTAAGGCCATATCGAATCACCTACAATTTGACCATCAGGTGGTGGAGGGAGCCGGGGCCGTAGGAGCTGCAGCTATAATTGAGAATCCAGAACGATTCAAGGGGAAGAATGTTGGAGTTGTTGTTTCTGGCGGGAACATCGATGAAGGGCTGTTGAAACAGGCAGCAAATATAATGTAG
- a CDS encoding cupin domain-containing protein → MKTFLNEEVKEDEVPAPADGVKIRWLLTEETGAPTFSMRQFTVTPGGSTPQHTHPWEHEAYILEGSGTILGGEEVEAVEAGTVVYIPPDELHQFKNTGDRELKFLCMIPNQKK, encoded by the coding sequence ATGAAGACTTTTCTGAACGAGGAGGTTAAGGAGGATGAGGTTCCCGCTCCAGCAGACGGGGTGAAGATCAGGTGGCTCCTCACTGAGGAGACAGGAGCCCCCACCTTTTCGATGAGGCAGTTTACAGTGACGCCAGGGGGCTCGACCCCCCAGCACACCCATCCATGGGAGCACGAGGCGTACATCCTAGAGGGATCGGGCACGATACTCGGGGGAGAGGAAGTCGAGGCGGTTGAGGCGGGGACCGTCGTTTATATTCCCCCCGATGAGCTTCACCAGTTCAAGAACACGGGGGACCGGGAGCTAAAGTTCCTATGCATGATCCCCAACCAGAAAAAGTGA
- a CDS encoding ZIP family metal transporter: MGLATTIAVIFHELPPEIGDYGFLIYAGFEKIRPLLLNFVAALSLVAGGIFAYFFLEMVETFSGTLIVFSAGAFFVSISLGAHTRAEEGATFLEVAYTVRDIPFWLWRKLVSRYNFSSSVGVQVQILLKKS; this comes from the coding sequence ATGGGTCTCGCGACCACGATTGCGGTGATCTTCCACGAGCTTCCCCCGGAGATAGGTGACTACGGCTTCCTTATCTATGCAGGGTTTGAAAAGATCAGGCCCTTACTCCTGAACTTCGTGGCCGCCCTATCTCTCGTAGCTGGCGGGATCTTCGCCTATTTCTTCCTTGAGATGGTTGAAACCTTCAGTGGAACCCTCATAGTTTTTTCAGCTGGGGCTTTTTTTGTATCTATCAGCCTCGGAGCTCATACCAGAGCTGAAGAAGGAGCAACATTTCTGGAAGTTGCTTACACAGTTCGCGATATTCCTTTTTGGCTTTGGCGTAAACTGGTATCTAGGTATAACTTTTCGTCATCAGTAGGCGTGCAAGTGCAGATACTACTCAAGAAATCGTAA
- a CDS encoding cation-translocating P-type ATPase, translating into MVLGLGLNYSRGQSLVSDLLLVSTMILSGYTIAELGVRRLIEGRININLLITIASIGAFVIGHLEEAAAVVFLFNIAERLEDYAADRARHSIESLMDLKPENATIRRDGEEVSVSIQEVSPGEVFVLRPGDRVPLDGVVIEGASSINQATITGESAPISKVEGADVFAGTINIDGFLVVRVSKMADETFLARILKLVREAEESRSPTEAFVDRFARFYTPAVIILAILVATIPPIILQEPFSDWIYRALVVLVVACPCALSISTPVAMVSAITSASRNGILVKGSTFLERMNDVKAIAFDKTGTLTQGELEVTDIISFDLTEEEILRLAVSLEVKAEHPIAKAILAKAEAAGVKPVKTTDFKAYVGRGVKVCIDGKTFCIGNLRLLKELGIVPLEGIVEKLEAKGKTVVLVSEDDYTIGVIALMDKIRDEAPQTIAELRTRGLEVQMLTGDNALTAKAIAEKLDMGGYMSHLLPDEKLEAIENLRSKYGQVAMVGDGVNDAPALAAADVGIAMGAIGSDVALETADIALMEDDLMRIIYLVRLSQATMGRIKENIAASIIVKLMVAVLAIPGWITLWIAVAVGDMGLSLAVILNAMRLGRIKAREENIY; encoded by the coding sequence ATGGTTCTGGGACTCGGCTTAAACTATTCCCGGGGTCAATCTCTCGTCTCCGATCTGTTATTGGTCTCCACGATGATACTCTCTGGATATACCATCGCAGAATTGGGTGTAAGGCGCTTAATTGAGGGGCGAATCAACATCAACTTATTGATTACAATCGCGTCGATAGGCGCGTTCGTCATAGGGCATCTCGAGGAGGCCGCAGCAGTGGTTTTTTTGTTCAATATTGCAGAGAGGCTGGAGGATTATGCTGCAGATCGTGCGCGTCACTCCATCGAATCCCTGATGGATCTGAAACCTGAGAACGCGACCATTAGGCGGGATGGAGAGGAGGTTTCTGTCTCCATCCAAGAGGTCTCTCCCGGGGAAGTATTTGTCCTAAGACCTGGAGACAGAGTCCCCCTTGATGGTGTGGTCATTGAAGGAGCTTCTAGCATCAACCAGGCAACTATAACTGGCGAGTCTGCACCAATTTCTAAAGTTGAAGGGGCGGACGTTTTTGCAGGCACCATCAATATTGATGGGTTCCTTGTGGTGCGAGTCAGCAAGATGGCTGATGAGACTTTTCTCGCCAGGATACTAAAACTAGTGAGGGAGGCAGAAGAGAGCCGTTCCCCGACAGAAGCGTTTGTGGATCGTTTCGCTAGATTCTATACGCCGGCGGTGATTATACTCGCAATCCTTGTGGCAACTATCCCTCCAATAATCCTACAGGAACCATTTAGTGATTGGATCTATCGTGCCCTTGTGGTGCTCGTAGTGGCTTGTCCCTGTGCTCTCTCCATCTCAACTCCTGTGGCCATGGTCTCTGCCATTACAAGCGCTAGCAGGAATGGTATACTTGTCAAGGGAAGCACATTTCTAGAGAGAATGAACGATGTAAAAGCCATTGCTTTCGACAAGACGGGAACATTGACTCAAGGTGAGTTGGAGGTTACAGATATCATTTCATTTGACCTCACCGAGGAAGAGATATTGAGGCTGGCTGTCTCTCTCGAAGTAAAGGCCGAACATCCAATAGCAAAAGCGATCCTAGCTAAAGCCGAGGCTGCGGGAGTCAAACCAGTAAAGACCACTGACTTCAAAGCTTACGTTGGACGTGGAGTAAAAGTGTGCATCGACGGGAAGACATTTTGCATCGGTAATCTCCGCCTCCTTAAGGAACTGGGTATCGTTCCCCTTGAAGGCATCGTTGAGAAACTCGAGGCGAAAGGGAAAACTGTGGTACTTGTCTCTGAGGATGACTATACTATAGGTGTTATCGCCCTAATGGATAAGATTAGAGATGAGGCACCGCAGACAATCGCGGAATTGAGAACGCGTGGCCTGGAGGTCCAAATGCTCACAGGGGATAACGCCCTTACTGCTAAAGCAATAGCCGAGAAACTGGATATGGGAGGTTATATGTCTCATCTTCTCCCCGATGAAAAGCTTGAAGCCATCGAGAATTTGAGGTCCAAATATGGGCAGGTGGCGATGGTTGGTGACGGCGTGAACGACGCTCCGGCTCTTGCTGCTGCAGACGTCGGGATCGCTATGGGGGCAATCGGGAGTGATGTGGCTTTGGAGACGGCTGATATTGCCTTAATGGAAGACGACCTAATGCGTATTATTTATCTCGTCCGTTTGAGCCAGGCCACGATGGGTCGCATCAAGGAGAACATTGCGGCTTCAATAATCGTCAAACTTATGGTGGCTGTCCTAGCTATCCCTGGATGGATCACTCTCTGGATAGCCGTAGCAGTGGGCGACATGGGGCTCAGCCTAGCTGTTATCCTAAATGCTATGAGGTTAGGTAGGATCAAGGCCCGGGAAGAAAATATTTATTGA
- a CDS encoding CopG family ribbon-helix-helix protein, with protein sequence MTVISVSLSHDLLVRLDLFVKNTGYSSRSEAIRMAVRDTLSKFALVKMKQGQIVSTITVIFDRKQHALNSTLMDLRHEYEDSIFGNMHLHVGTGYCVEIFMVRNEYEKVLDFISRVKVLRGIREVEYTVTPIDKSEFER encoded by the coding sequence TTGACTGTTATAAGCGTATCACTAAGCCACGATCTATTAGTTCGACTTGACCTATTTGTGAAAAACACGGGTTATTCGAGCCGTTCAGAAGCTATCAGGATGGCGGTTAGAGATACCCTTTCGAAGTTTGCCCTCGTGAAAATGAAGCAAGGGCAGATAGTATCCACAATCACAGTGATATTTGATAGGAAGCAGCACGCATTGAACTCCACCTTAATGGATCTCAGACATGAGTATGAGGATAGCATCTTCGGCAACATGCATCTCCATGTCGGTACGGGTTACTGTGTCGAGATCTTTATGGTCAGAAACGAATACGAGAAAGTCCTGGACTTTATCTCCCGGGTCAAGGTTCTAAGGGGCATACGTGAAGTCGAATACACTGTGACACCTATTGATAAGAGCGAATTTGAGAGATAG
- a CDS encoding Lrp/AsnC ligand binding domain-containing protein: protein MKAFVLINTELGQEAIVVKSLSHIQGIPDVQALYGIYDVIAEVEADSMDKVKEIVFNNIRRLENVKTTITLIAYGEGIKRS from the coding sequence ATGAAAGCGTTCGTCCTTATCAACACTGAACTTGGGCAGGAAGCTATTGTAGTGAAATCTTTGAGCCACATCCAAGGTATCCCTGATGTTCAGGCTCTCTACGGGATCTATGATGTCATAGCGGAAGTTGAAGCTGATTCCATGGACAAGGTCAAGGAAATCGTCTTCAACAACATCAGGAGGTTAGAGAACGTCAAGACCACCATCACCCTGATCGCCTACGGTGAAGGGATCAAGAGAAGCTAA
- the metG gene encoding methionine--tRNA ligase subunit beta gives MSEEVSFKDFKKLNIRIGTVSDTERVSGSDKLYKIQVDLGDETRQIITGLVDHYELDELQGKVITVVTNLKPAKIFGHWSYGMLLAAENDDHLALLTVDRDITNGAKVT, from the coding sequence ATGAGCGAGGAAGTCTCGTTTAAAGATTTTAAGAAGTTAAATATACGGATAGGAACGGTCTCCGATACTGAGAGAGTCTCAGGTTCTGATAAACTCTACAAGATACAGGTGGATTTGGGAGACGAGACGCGACAAATTATCACTGGTCTAGTGGATCACTACGAACTGGATGAACTCCAAGGAAAGGTGATCACGGTGGTAACTAACCTAAAGCCTGCAAAAATCTTTGGGCATTGGTCCTATGGCATGCTCCTCGCAGCAGAGAATGATGACCATTTAGCGTTGCTAACAGTCGACCGGGACATTACCAACGGTGCAAAAGTAACTTGA
- a CDS encoding ATP-dependent DNA ligase, which translates to MLYSTLVKFYMRLEATTKRLEMTDILAELFVAAEPDDLERLIYLTQGKIHPDWTGEPEIGMAEKMVVATIARASGLSKAKVESILSKIGDVGLAAEMILKDKRQVMFGQKSPSVFDVYNVFDQIAKESGKGSSSRKIGRLVKVMMSTSPLGARYLARTVVGTLRLGVGDMTILDALSLAFTGSSENRGQLERAYNLTSDLGAVARTLAEEGLESVSDAQIVLGKPIRMMLAQRLSTPEEILEKLENFSAEYKLDGERFQIHKDGDSVQIFSRRLENITLMYPDAVEMVSSHVKVEHAVLEGEAVAIDADSGEIKSFQTLMRRRRKHRIEEMAEKFPIAVFLFECLYVDGEDLTLEPYMRRREMLQDIVDETERFKLVRALQTSEISQFVDFFEEAISFGTEGLVVKSTSEDSIYRAGARSWLWVKLKASYQSKMVEPVDLVVVGSFRGRGRRAGRYGALLMASYDPEEDMFRTVCKVGSGFTDEDLSNFPELLDGDRVEEKPGNVDSMIDAEVWFRPTVVMELLGDEITLSPIHTSAFEQLRKESGLAIRFPRFLRLRDDKAPQDATTVDEIVDMYRAQLRTP; encoded by the coding sequence ATGCTGTACTCCACTCTCGTCAAGTTCTACATGAGACTTGAAGCCACTACCAAGAGGCTGGAGATGACGGACATCCTAGCTGAACTCTTCGTAGCAGCCGAACCAGATGATCTTGAGCGTCTGATCTATTTGACTCAAGGGAAGATCCACCCAGATTGGACGGGAGAGCCAGAGATCGGGATGGCAGAGAAGATGGTTGTGGCAACCATCGCAAGGGCATCTGGACTGAGCAAAGCCAAAGTAGAATCTATACTTTCCAAGATCGGAGACGTTGGCTTGGCGGCTGAGATGATACTCAAAGATAAGCGACAGGTGATGTTTGGCCAAAAATCGCCTTCAGTCTTCGATGTATACAACGTATTTGACCAGATTGCCAAGGAATCTGGAAAAGGAAGTAGCAGCAGGAAAATAGGTCGTCTTGTGAAAGTGATGATGAGTACCTCGCCTCTCGGAGCTCGCTATCTTGCCAGAACCGTGGTGGGCACCCTTAGGCTTGGCGTCGGAGACATGACGATACTCGATGCCTTGTCCTTGGCCTTCACGGGTTCCTCGGAGAACAGAGGGCAGTTAGAGCGAGCGTATAATCTAACCAGCGACCTCGGTGCTGTCGCTAGGACTCTTGCGGAGGAAGGGCTGGAGAGTGTATCCGATGCCCAAATTGTCCTTGGAAAGCCCATCCGAATGATGCTTGCTCAAAGGCTCTCAACTCCAGAGGAGATCCTCGAGAAGTTGGAGAACTTCTCCGCAGAGTACAAGCTGGATGGAGAGAGGTTTCAGATCCACAAGGACGGTGACTCCGTCCAGATCTTCTCCCGAAGACTGGAGAACATCACGTTGATGTATCCGGATGCAGTAGAGATGGTCTCATCTCATGTAAAGGTTGAACACGCAGTACTTGAGGGGGAGGCGGTCGCAATAGACGCTGATTCGGGGGAGATCAAATCGTTTCAGACCCTAATGCGGCGGAGGAGGAAACACCGCATTGAAGAGATGGCAGAGAAGTTCCCAATCGCAGTGTTTCTCTTTGAGTGTCTCTATGTAGACGGGGAGGACCTGACCCTTGAGCCTTACATGCGTAGGCGGGAGATGCTTCAAGATATCGTCGATGAGACCGAGCGTTTCAAGTTGGTAAGGGCGCTCCAGACCTCTGAGATCTCACAGTTCGTGGACTTCTTCGAAGAGGCTATCTCTTTTGGCACAGAGGGGCTAGTAGTGAAATCAACGTCTGAGGACTCGATCTACCGAGCGGGGGCCCGCTCCTGGCTTTGGGTGAAGCTCAAGGCGAGTTATCAGAGCAAGATGGTGGAGCCAGTCGACCTCGTCGTAGTAGGGTCGTTCCGCGGTCGAGGCAGGCGTGCGGGGAGATATGGTGCTTTGCTAATGGCGTCCTATGATCCGGAGGAGGACATGTTTCGGACGGTTTGCAAGGTAGGCTCAGGCTTCACGGATGAAGATCTTTCAAACTTCCCAGAGCTGCTGGATGGAGACCGAGTCGAAGAAAAACCTGGAAATGTGGACTCTATGATTGATGCAGAAGTCTGGTTTAGGCCAACTGTTGTAATGGAGCTCCTGGGTGATGAGATCACCTTGAGCCCCATTCACACTTCCGCTTTCGAGCAACTAAGGAAAGAATCTGGGCTCGCCATAAGGTTCCCCAGATTTCTGCGCCTGAGGGATGATAAGGCTCCCCAGGACGCCACGACAGTTGATGAGATCGTGGACATGTACAGGGCTCAATTGAGGACTCCTTAG
- a CDS encoding FAD-binding oxidoreductase, giving the protein MDEYGLLTQQIKRELEEIVGVENVFSSSKDLEKHAIDESLETPHLPHVIVKPGSTREVSNIMKIASRGLIPVTPQGSRTGLSGGSHPLHAGIAMSLERMTNILEIDEDNLMAVVEPGVLIMDLHEETEKLGLLYPPDPGQGSGTLGGNISTNAGGVRGMKYGVTRDFVQGLEAVLPNGEVINVGGKLVKNSTAYSLLDIIIGSEGTLAIVTKAILRLVPKPQYTALLYVPFESTKDAARTVSEIVRRKVVPFALEYIPRHAILIAEKYLDRPLPDNSHPAYLLIGIEGNSKAEVEENLETAGEVCLEMGGVDAFVADTAQKQDQLWEARKCLFDAYKAYWEIDEVDACVPRNRIPDYIEGAERVAQEKGVIITNIGHAGDGNVHSLIAMEKHSSEDWHTTLDAIIGDLIDIALNLGGTISGEHGLGLAKKRYLARQVGETQVELMRAIKRGFDPHNILNPGKVFDIV; this is encoded by the coding sequence ATGGATGAGTATGGACTATTAACCCAACAGATAAAGAGGGAACTTGAGGAGATCGTAGGAGTCGAGAATGTCTTTAGCAGCTCAAAGGACCTAGAGAAACATGCGATAGACGAAAGCCTTGAGACCCCCCATCTTCCTCACGTAATTGTTAAGCCCGGTAGTACCAGAGAAGTATCCAACATAATGAAGATAGCCTCTAGGGGGCTGATTCCGGTTACCCCCCAGGGATCAAGGACGGGGCTCAGCGGAGGGTCTCACCCACTCCATGCTGGGATCGCCATGAGCCTAGAGAGAATGACGAATATTTTGGAAATCGACGAGGACAACCTCATGGCCGTCGTTGAGCCCGGGGTCCTTATTATGGACCTCCACGAGGAAACGGAGAAACTCGGCTTATTATATCCTCCAGATCCTGGCCAGGGATCTGGTACTCTTGGAGGAAACATCTCAACTAACGCGGGTGGGGTCCGGGGCATGAAGTACGGGGTGACCCGTGATTTCGTCCAAGGCCTCGAAGCGGTGCTTCCCAATGGGGAAGTAATAAACGTCGGCGGCAAGCTGGTCAAGAACTCAACGGCGTATAGCCTTCTGGATATCATAATAGGCTCTGAGGGGACTCTCGCCATCGTCACAAAGGCGATCCTCCGCCTAGTCCCCAAACCCCAGTACACCGCACTACTGTATGTGCCTTTCGAGTCAACTAAAGACGCTGCTAGGACTGTCTCTGAGATCGTACGAAGAAAGGTAGTCCCCTTCGCCCTTGAATACATCCCTCGCCACGCGATCTTAATAGCCGAAAAGTACCTGGATAGGCCTCTCCCGGATAACAGCCATCCTGCATACCTACTTATCGGGATAGAGGGCAACAGCAAGGCTGAGGTCGAAGAAAACCTTGAGACGGCCGGAGAGGTCTGTTTAGAGATGGGGGGAGTTGATGCCTTCGTCGCGGACACCGCTCAGAAGCAGGATCAGCTTTGGGAGGCAAGGAAGTGCCTATTCGATGCCTACAAGGCATACTGGGAGATAGATGAGGTCGACGCCTGCGTCCCCCGGAACCGAATCCCCGACTATATTGAGGGTGCCGAAAGAGTTGCGCAGGAAAAAGGCGTTATAATCACCAATATTGGGCACGCTGGAGACGGTAACGTACACAGTCTCATAGCTATGGAAAAGCACTCCAGCGAAGACTGGCATACAACCTTGGATGCTATCATCGGAGATCTGATTGACATTGCCTTGAATCTCGGAGGTACCATCTCAGGAGAGCATGGTCTAGGTTTGGCAAAGAAACGTTATCTTGCTAGGCAAGTGGGAGAGACCCAGGTTGAGTTGATGAGGGCCATTAAGAGGGGTTTTGATCCCCATAATATCCTGAACCCAGGGAAGGTCTTCGATATTGTCTGA
- a CDS encoding electron transfer flavoprotein subunit alpha, whose translation MSEQPISVDKGKCINCTLCENTCAFGSLVMEEGYPRILDDCRLCGECVTACPTKAITIEKEGVSVNFSDHSGILVFAEQWKGKVHPVVYELFGKGRELANQLEEKLSAVIIGNELDEALSELKLRGADKIFVFDHPGLEDFRDDPYSAILENLVKEEKPSIFLIGATSIGRSLGPKVAACLETGLTADCTSLDIDPESRLLLQTRPTYGGNIMATIICTNTRPQIATVRYKVMEEAEIVPANECEIIRRNVTISDLPDRVKILKSNPVKDQVSIIDAEIIVSGGKGLGDQRGFELIQELAEALGGAVGASRPTVDEGWIDYPHQVGLSGRTVRPRIYVACGISGAVQHLAGMKTSDVIIAINKDPEAPIFNVASLGAVGDLYEVIPRLVNMIKERKKNG comes from the coding sequence ATGAGCGAGCAACCCATATCTGTCGACAAAGGAAAATGCATCAACTGCACGCTTTGTGAGAACACTTGCGCCTTCGGGTCCCTCGTAATGGAAGAAGGTTACCCTCGTATTTTGGACGATTGCAGACTCTGCGGCGAGTGCGTAACGGCATGTCCTACCAAAGCGATCACTATCGAAAAGGAAGGGGTATCCGTAAACTTTTCGGATCATAGCGGCATCTTAGTCTTCGCAGAGCAGTGGAAGGGAAAGGTTCACCCGGTAGTATACGAGCTATTCGGAAAAGGAAGAGAATTAGCTAACCAGCTCGAGGAAAAACTCTCCGCGGTCATCATCGGAAACGAACTTGATGAGGCATTATCTGAGCTGAAATTGAGAGGAGCTGACAAGATCTTTGTTTTCGATCATCCAGGACTTGAGGACTTTAGGGACGATCCCTACTCTGCAATCCTCGAAAATCTAGTGAAAGAGGAGAAACCCAGCATCTTCCTCATCGGAGCGACCTCCATAGGCCGTTCCTTGGGCCCTAAAGTAGCGGCGTGCCTCGAAACAGGACTCACTGCGGACTGCACTAGCCTTGACATCGACCCTGAGAGCCGTCTCCTTCTCCAGACCCGTCCAACATACGGGGGCAATATCATGGCCACTATAATCTGCACTAACACAAGACCCCAGATTGCCACAGTCAGGTACAAGGTAATGGAAGAGGCGGAAATAGTCCCTGCGAATGAATGCGAGATAATTAGAAGGAACGTTACAATCAGCGACCTTCCCGATCGTGTTAAGATACTCAAATCCAATCCGGTCAAGGACCAGGTGAGCATTATAGATGCCGAGATAATAGTCTCCGGAGGAAAAGGCCTGGGAGACCAAAGGGGTTTCGAGCTCATCCAAGAGTTGGCTGAAGCCCTAGGAGGAGCGGTTGGCGCCAGCAGGCCTACTGTGGACGAGGGATGGATAGATTATCCCCACCAAGTAGGTCTAAGCGGACGGACTGTCCGTCCAAGGATATACGTGGCATGCGGAATCTCTGGTGCCGTTCAACATCTAGCTGGCATGAAGACTTCGGATGTGATCATCGCAATAAATAAGGACCCCGAGGCCCCAATATTTAATGTCGCTTCGCTGGGAGCAGTTGGAGATCTATACGAGGTCATTCCCCGCCTCGTTAATATGATAAAAGAGAGAAAGAAGAATGGATGA
- a CDS encoding electron transfer flavoprotein subunit beta/FixA family protein, which translates to MSEGMNIIVCIKQVPETMEVDFDKELGRLKREGVASVVNPFDEYAIEEGIRLKEKFGGTVRVLSMGPPQAESALRSAIAMGADEAYLATDMAFAGADTWATSYTLGLSIECMAPYDLVICGLKTIDGDTGQVGPELAHCLGIPHVCYVNEILKIDGGNIRLKRVLDDRIEILGASLPIVVSVSKSINQPRLATLRGRLKAKKAEIQILTSNDLEADPLKLGLKGSPTRVTKISTPARLTAGKIVDGSPEELAKSVFQKLVEYKVI; encoded by the coding sequence ATGAGCGAAGGAATGAATATTATAGTCTGTATTAAGCAGGTTCCTGAGACGATGGAAGTAGATTTCGATAAGGAACTGGGGAGACTTAAGAGGGAAGGAGTTGCTTCTGTCGTAAATCCATTTGACGAGTACGCTATTGAGGAAGGAATAAGACTTAAGGAGAAATTCGGGGGCACAGTCAGGGTACTTTCCATGGGTCCACCCCAGGCGGAATCTGCATTGAGATCTGCCATAGCCATGGGTGCAGACGAGGCCTACTTGGCCACCGATATGGCTTTTGCCGGGGCAGATACGTGGGCTACGAGCTACACGTTGGGGCTCAGCATTGAGTGTATGGCTCCTTACGACCTTGTTATTTGCGGATTGAAGACCATTGACGGGGATACGGGCCAAGTGGGACCTGAGTTGGCTCACTGCCTCGGAATCCCGCATGTCTGCTATGTAAATGAGATCCTCAAAATAGACGGGGGGAATATCAGGCTAAAGAGGGTCCTCGACGATAGGATTGAGATACTTGGAGCCTCCCTCCCAATAGTCGTCTCGGTCAGTAAATCCATCAATCAACCGAGATTGGCGACCCTCCGGGGTAGACTAAAAGCGAAGAAAGCTGAGATCCAGATACTTACCTCAAATGATCTCGAAGCGGACCCCTTGAAATTAGGTCTCAAAGGGTCCCCGACTCGGGTTACTAAGATATCCACTCCTGCCCGGCTAACTGCTGGGAAGATAGTCGATGGATCTCCAGAGGAGCTGGCGAAGAGCGTCTTCCAGAAACTCGTGGAATATAAGGTGATCTAG